The Petropleomorpha daqingensis genome includes a window with the following:
- a CDS encoding glycosyltransferase family protein — protein MRVLVVHSAGSAGSIHYRVTEPVRAIRESGIDVDIHTTVGLTTTVRDDAVVDVEVGDFDVVVLQLPKTEAMLQSLRILKDKGLAVVVEGDDLLSGVPYGHMAHGALLRKGMARMMLECAREADLVTVSTPALLEEYASHGRGVVVPNALHRSLAELPPAYERDAETVAVGWTGNVLGHPYDLQEMGSGLRQALDRTRGRSRFVVFGQKWDAWSRLGLTEDPEEIPWVKDTYEYVTRMGEVFDIGIAPLRMDRFNECKSWLKPLEYSARGVFCVRARTPEYERLGLGLPAKSPKDWAKWVATGIEDLDRRRELAAAARDKVLAGHLTEHTAPRWVDAWRTALDNSAKRRGAGRPTAGLAPAAR, from the coding sequence ATGCGCGTCCTCGTCGTCCACTCCGCCGGAAGCGCCGGCTCGATCCACTACCGCGTCACCGAGCCGGTGCGTGCGATCCGCGAGTCCGGCATCGACGTCGACATCCACACCACGGTGGGCCTGACGACGACGGTGCGCGACGACGCGGTCGTCGACGTCGAGGTCGGCGACTTCGACGTCGTCGTCCTCCAGCTGCCCAAGACCGAGGCGATGCTGCAGAGCCTGCGGATCCTCAAGGACAAGGGCCTGGCCGTCGTGGTCGAGGGCGACGACCTGCTCTCCGGCGTCCCCTACGGCCACATGGCGCACGGCGCGCTGCTGCGCAAGGGCATGGCCCGCATGATGCTGGAGTGCGCCCGCGAGGCGGATCTGGTCACGGTCTCGACCCCGGCGCTGCTCGAGGAGTACGCGTCGCACGGCCGCGGCGTCGTCGTCCCCAACGCGCTGCACCGCAGCCTCGCCGAGCTCCCGCCGGCCTACGAGCGCGACGCCGAGACGGTCGCGGTGGGCTGGACCGGCAACGTGCTCGGGCACCCGTACGACCTGCAGGAGATGGGCTCGGGACTGCGCCAGGCGCTGGACCGGACCCGCGGCCGCTCCCGGTTCGTCGTCTTCGGCCAGAAGTGGGACGCCTGGTCGCGCCTGGGCCTCACCGAGGACCCGGAGGAGATCCCCTGGGTCAAGGACACCTACGAGTACGTGACGCGGATGGGCGAGGTGTTCGACATCGGCATCGCCCCGCTGCGCATGGACCGGTTCAACGAGTGCAAGAGCTGGCTGAAGCCGCTGGAGTACTCGGCCCGCGGGGTCTTCTGCGTGCGCGCCCGCACCCCTGAGTACGAGCGGCTCGGCCTGGGCCTGCCGGCGAAGTCCCCCAAGGACTGGGCGAAGTGGGTCGCCACCGGCATCGAGGACCTCGACCGCCGCCGGGAGCTGGCCGCCGCCGCCCGCGACAAGGTCCTCGCCGGCCACCTCACCGAGCACACCGCTCCCCGGTGGGTCGACGCCTGGCGTACGGCCCTGGACAACTCGGCGAAGCGCCGCGGCGCCGGCCGTCCCACCGCCGGGCTGGCCCCCGCCGCGCGCTGA
- the fliS gene encoding flagellar export chaperone FliS produces MSTAALRARYLNDRVATASPQQLLVMLYDRLALDLERAEDLLVRSDRDAAREQIQHAQDIIVELHATLNVDVWEGGPRLAALYVWLIQELIQAGIKGDLRRVRDCRKVVEPLRDAWREAAASLAALPA; encoded by the coding sequence ATGAGCACCGCCGCCCTGCGAGCCCGCTACCTGAACGACCGGGTCGCCACCGCGTCTCCGCAGCAGCTACTGGTCATGCTCTACGACCGGCTCGCGCTCGACCTCGAGCGCGCGGAGGACCTGCTGGTCCGCAGCGACCGCGACGCGGCCCGCGAGCAGATCCAGCACGCGCAGGACATCATCGTGGAGCTGCACGCCACCCTGAACGTGGACGTGTGGGAGGGCGGCCCGCGGCTGGCCGCGCTCTACGTCTGGCTGATCCAGGAGCTCATCCAGGCCGGCATCAAGGGCGACCTGCGCCGCGTGCGGGACTGCCGCAAGGTGGTCGAGCCGCTGCGCGACGCGTGGCGCGAGGCCGCGGCCTCGCTGGCGGCGCTGCCGGCATGA
- the fliD gene encoding flagellar filament capping protein FliD, with product MGTGLTSGIDYTTMITQLMQIEAQPQQLLQSKLADVQKQAAALRQVNTSFATLGSAAQALTKAAAWNPAKATSTSSTVSASASAGALAGSLSFTVDKLASAHSVASTATWTNTTDAFGLGSTLTFKDLGETSEFGHVDLVDSDADGKVSLGEAVAQINKANLGYTATAVNTGSGYQLQVTSTATGTAKSFAIVSDTQPSSAYGVVSAGQDAQITIGDGAGKITAKSATNTFTGVMDGTTFTVSQTGVSTTLKVGTDTGAITSAVSSMIDAANKAIQAVKDNTDSSEGSTAALKGNFSLIQLADQIRTKLSDAIAVPVSSDYPTGSASPASIGIQLTKDGTITFDAGKFSAVLSSNPALAQQIAGGLTGVGLDGAANTPDDTVDTDGLAARLSVLAEMASDSVSGSLVTMANGSDTTAKDIQSQIDAWTLRLQQRKDTMTAQFNALETALSSLQSQGNWLTSQINGLPKWSSSSSS from the coding sequence ATGGGTACCGGACTGACCTCCGGCATCGACTACACCACGATGATCACGCAGCTCATGCAGATCGAGGCCCAGCCGCAGCAGCTCCTGCAGAGCAAGCTCGCCGACGTCCAGAAGCAGGCCGCCGCTCTGCGGCAGGTCAACACCTCCTTCGCCACCCTCGGCTCCGCCGCGCAGGCCCTGACCAAGGCCGCGGCGTGGAACCCCGCGAAGGCCACCAGCACCAGCAGCACGGTGAGCGCCAGCGCCTCGGCCGGCGCGCTCGCCGGCTCCCTCTCCTTCACCGTCGACAAGCTGGCCAGCGCGCACTCGGTCGCCTCGACCGCGACCTGGACCAACACCACCGACGCCTTCGGTCTCGGCTCGACGCTGACCTTCAAGGACCTCGGGGAGACGTCGGAGTTCGGGCACGTCGACCTGGTCGACTCCGACGCCGACGGCAAGGTCTCCCTCGGCGAGGCGGTCGCCCAGATCAACAAGGCCAACCTCGGCTACACGGCCACAGCCGTGAACACCGGCTCGGGCTACCAGCTGCAGGTCACCTCGACCGCCACCGGCACGGCGAAATCGTTCGCGATCGTCTCCGACACCCAGCCCTCCTCGGCCTACGGCGTCGTGAGCGCCGGGCAGGACGCGCAGATCACCATCGGCGACGGCGCCGGGAAGATCACCGCGAAGTCGGCCACCAACACCTTCACCGGCGTCATGGACGGCACCACGTTCACCGTCAGCCAGACCGGCGTCTCGACGACGCTCAAGGTCGGCACGGACACCGGCGCGATCACCTCCGCCGTCTCGTCGATGATCGACGCGGCCAACAAGGCGATCCAGGCGGTCAAGGACAACACCGACTCCAGCGAGGGCAGCACCGCCGCGCTGAAGGGCAACTTCTCCCTCATCCAGCTCGCCGACCAGATCCGCACGAAGCTCAGCGACGCCATCGCGGTGCCGGTCTCGTCGGACTACCCGACCGGGTCGGCCTCCCCCGCCTCGATCGGCATCCAGCTGACCAAGGACGGGACGATCACCTTCGACGCGGGGAAGTTCTCCGCGGTGCTGTCGAGCAACCCGGCTCTGGCCCAGCAGATCGCCGGCGGTCTCACCGGCGTCGGCCTGGACGGGGCCGCCAACACCCCCGACGACACCGTCGACACCGACGGCCTGGCCGCCCGCCTGTCGGTGCTGGCCGAGATGGCGAGCGACTCGGTGTCCGGGTCGCTGGTCACCATGGCCAACGGGTCGGACACCACGGCCAAGGACATCCAGAGCCAGATCGACGCCTGGACGCTGCGGCTGCAGCAGCGCAAGGACACCATGACGGCCCAGTTCAACGCGCTGGAGACCGCGCTGTCGTCGCTGCAGAGCCAGGGGAACTGGCTCACCTCGCAGATCAACGGCCTGCCGAAGTGGTCCTCGTCGTCCAGCAGCTGA
- a CDS encoding flagellin, with product MGLSVNTNVAALNAYRNLSTTQNSLNKSLERLSSGYRINKAADDAAGLAISEGLRSQIGGLTQAVRNTQDGTSVVQTAEGALSETTSILQRMRDLSVQASSTGSLNDDAKASIQKEMSQLKSELTRISDTTTFNGTKLLDGNYKGTFQVGANAGQTISVNIGKAMSAAGLGVDTVDVTAAGKYSAASAGTASGTVVTTTATSAASAAMNFYNASGVTLTGASADSSDYTSLTGTISFGGKTFDLSSVDYSNLDNDNDPSTFATSAQALTALNTAAKAALGLTTDPFASAANGLTFGIREAVTDFTGANGAALTSTSGGTTWANPAQLAAATPTFSGSSGASNAIKAIDAAIKTVSSQRADLGAIQNRFEHTVNNLNTAIENTTASESRIRDTDMASEMTNFTRAQVLTQAGTSMLAQANQSTQSILKLLG from the coding sequence GTGGGTCTGAGCGTCAACACCAACGTTGCGGCGCTGAACGCGTACCGCAACCTGAGCACCACCCAGAACTCGCTGAACAAGTCGCTCGAGCGGCTGTCCTCGGGTTACCGCATCAACAAGGCCGCTGACGACGCGGCGGGTCTGGCCATCTCCGAGGGCCTCCGCTCGCAGATCGGTGGCCTCACCCAGGCCGTCCGCAACACCCAGGACGGCACCAGCGTCGTGCAGACCGCTGAGGGTGCGCTGTCGGAGACCACCTCGATCCTGCAGCGCATGCGTGACCTGTCCGTACAGGCGAGCAGCACCGGTTCGCTGAACGACGACGCGAAGGCCAGCATCCAGAAGGAGATGAGCCAGCTCAAGTCCGAGCTGACCCGCATCTCCGACACGACGACGTTCAACGGCACCAAGCTGCTGGACGGCAACTACAAGGGCACGTTCCAGGTCGGGGCCAACGCCGGTCAGACCATCTCGGTCAACATCGGCAAGGCCATGAGCGCGGCCGGCCTCGGCGTCGACACCGTCGACGTCACCGCGGCCGGCAAGTACTCGGCGGCCTCCGCCGGTACCGCCTCGGGCACCGTGGTCACCACGACCGCCACCTCGGCGGCCTCGGCGGCCATGAACTTCTACAACGCCTCGGGTGTCACGCTCACCGGTGCCAGCGCCGACTCGTCGGACTACACCAGCCTGACCGGCACGATCAGCTTCGGTGGCAAGACGTTCGACCTGTCCTCGGTGGACTACTCCAACCTGGACAACGACAACGACCCGAGCACCTTCGCCACCTCCGCCCAGGCCCTGACCGCCCTCAACACGGCGGCCAAGGCGGCCCTCGGTCTGACCACCGACCCGTTCGCCTCGGCGGCCAACGGTCTGACCTTCGGCATCCGCGAGGCGGTCACGGACTTCACCGGCGCCAACGGTGCGGCCCTGACCTCCACCAGCGGTGGCACCACGTGGGCCAACCCGGCCCAGCTGGCGGCGGCGACCCCGACCTTCAGCGGCTCGAGCGGCGCCTCGAACGCCATCAAGGCGATCGACGCGGCGATCAAGACGGTGTCCTCGCAGCGGGCCGACCTGGGTGCCATCCAGAACCGGTTCGAGCACACGGTCAACAACCTGAACACGGCCATCGAGAACACCACCGCCTCGGAGTCGCGGATCCGCGACACCGACATGGCGTCGGAGATGACCAACTTCACGCGCGCCCAGGTCCTGACCCAGGCCGGCACCTCGATGCTGGCCCAGGCCAACCAGTCCACCCAGTCGATCCTGAAGCTGCTGGGCTGA
- a CDS encoding sigma-70 family RNA polymerase sigma factor produces MRPARALATDRPGSRTPHERRSAADVDALVTEHLPLAHFAVNAVASRISLPGHVSRDDLISCAQLALVEVARRFDPSAGASFATYALARLQGAVLDELRSGDWASRSVRAAARRTDAAADALAIQLGRPPTRAELAESLGVPPSELDALQVDVHRAVMVSMDADHGTDGGSFDLPDTGESPERALLRSERARHLQDAIRALPDRLDEVIERNFFGDESLTEIAEDLGVTLSRVSQMRARALTLLHAAMSEVWDGKPVPADGGVRARNQQRMYVDRVTGRSPAPPLPTQRTAWQVPGRGTTAQPA; encoded by the coding sequence GTGAGACCTGCCCGCGCCCTGGCGACCGATCGCCCCGGCTCCCGGACGCCGCACGAGCGGCGATCGGCGGCCGACGTCGACGCGCTGGTGACCGAGCACCTGCCTCTCGCGCACTTCGCAGTCAATGCGGTGGCCTCGCGGATCTCCCTCCCGGGCCACGTCAGCCGCGACGACCTGATCTCGTGCGCGCAGCTGGCCCTGGTCGAGGTCGCCCGCCGGTTCGACCCCTCCGCCGGCGCTTCGTTCGCCACCTATGCCCTCGCCCGGCTGCAGGGCGCCGTCCTCGACGAGCTGCGCAGCGGTGACTGGGCCAGTCGCTCGGTCCGCGCCGCGGCCCGCCGCACCGACGCCGCCGCCGACGCCCTGGCGATCCAGCTCGGCCGGCCCCCCACGCGGGCCGAGCTGGCCGAGAGCCTCGGCGTCCCGCCCAGCGAGCTGGACGCCCTGCAGGTGGACGTCCACCGCGCCGTCATGGTGAGCATGGACGCCGACCACGGCACCGACGGCGGCTCGTTCGACCTGCCCGACACCGGCGAGTCCCCCGAGCGCGCGCTGCTGCGCAGCGAACGGGCCCGGCACCTGCAGGACGCGATCCGCGCCCTCCCCGACCGGCTGGACGAGGTCATCGAGCGCAATTTCTTCGGTGACGAATCCCTGACCGAGATAGCGGAGGATCTCGGAGTCACGCTCTCGCGCGTCTCGCAGATGCGCGCCCGCGCGCTGACGCTGCTGCACGCGGCGATGAGCGAGGTCTGGGACGGCAAGCCGGTCCCGGCCGACGGCGGCGTCCGCGCCCGCAACCAGCAGCGGATGTACGTCGATCGGGTGACCGGGCGCAGTCCTGCCCCACCGCTCCCCACCCAGCGCACCGCCTGGCAGGTGCCCGGTCGGGGCACCACGGCCCAACCCGCTTGA
- a CDS encoding flagellar protein FlgN, with protein sequence MDYQHLSTLLWREQELLDLLLFKAEEKQYLILTGKTRWLARIAHEIEVVLDQLRTLEVERAAATEALAVQLGLGANPSLRQVAEKAPTPWNDLFAKHHEALLVLVTDLRSLSDANRELIEGGMAVLGDALLSVRSPSAGTYGATGRTHNGDHRAVTLDGAL encoded by the coding sequence GTGGACTACCAGCACTTGTCGACGTTGCTCTGGCGCGAGCAGGAGCTGCTCGACCTGCTGCTGTTCAAGGCCGAGGAGAAGCAGTACCTGATCCTCACGGGCAAGACGCGCTGGCTGGCCCGCATCGCGCACGAGATCGAGGTCGTCCTCGACCAGCTGCGCACGCTGGAGGTCGAGCGCGCGGCGGCGACCGAGGCGCTCGCGGTGCAGCTCGGGCTCGGCGCGAACCCGTCGCTGCGGCAGGTCGCCGAGAAGGCGCCGACGCCGTGGAACGACCTGTTCGCCAAGCACCACGAGGCGCTCCTGGTCCTGGTGACCGACCTGCGCAGCCTGTCCGACGCCAACCGCGAGCTCATCGAGGGCGGCATGGCCGTCCTGGGCGACGCACTGCTGTCGGTCCGCTCGCCGAGCGCCGGCACCTACGGCGCCACCGGGCGCACGCACAACGGCGACCACCGCGCGGTGACCCTGGACGGTGCCCTGTGA
- the flgK gene encoding flagellar hook-associated protein FlgK codes for MSGTFSGLNTARTALWAQQRAMDVTGQNIANMNTVGYSRQRAELQSLGGTAVPATYAVNNNVGEGVSAEKVSRIRDAFLESRAQLEQATTASMTVADTTYSQIEDAFREPGDTGIQAQLSDMWAAWGDVHDNSTNPGPRSEVLERTQTLVSGIRTTRAALDQQWGGNYDGLKTLVQDVNATASSIADLNESIRRATINGLPSNELADKRDALVLQLSQQIGATSAPADDGRITVSVGGATLVSGGSALKLQLVGSSDPDDLATDPPRVVTDPVGTLVRPGGTAEGQLTAMTSTIPQYRNAIDSLAKNLATELNAAHQAGYDQDGVQGVALLDDGAGDPTKITAANLTLAITDGRKLAASTLSPAAAGGSASGDSTNADAIYQLSLSTTGTDASYRKMIVGLGVQASTATNRLSAQSVISSQVDASRESVSGVNLDEEMSNLLQYQHAYAAAGKLVSAVNDMLDTLINMVR; via the coding sequence GTGAGCGGGACCTTCTCGGGTCTGAACACGGCGCGCACGGCGCTCTGGGCGCAGCAGCGGGCCATGGACGTGACCGGCCAGAACATCGCCAACATGAACACGGTCGGCTACTCGCGGCAGCGGGCCGAGCTGCAGTCGCTCGGCGGCACCGCCGTCCCGGCGACGTACGCCGTCAACAACAACGTGGGCGAGGGCGTCAGCGCCGAGAAGGTCAGCCGGATCCGCGATGCCTTCCTGGAGTCGCGCGCCCAGCTGGAGCAGGCCACCACAGCCAGCATGACCGTGGCCGACACGACCTACTCGCAGATCGAGGACGCCTTCCGCGAGCCGGGGGACACCGGCATCCAGGCGCAGCTGTCGGACATGTGGGCGGCCTGGGGCGACGTGCACGACAACTCCACCAACCCCGGTCCGCGCAGCGAGGTCCTCGAGCGCACGCAGACCCTGGTGTCCGGCATCCGCACCACCCGGGCGGCGCTCGACCAGCAGTGGGGCGGCAACTACGACGGACTGAAGACGCTGGTCCAGGACGTGAACGCCACGGCCTCGTCGATCGCCGACCTCAACGAGTCGATCCGCCGTGCCACGATCAACGGGCTCCCGAGCAACGAGCTCGCCGACAAGCGGGACGCGCTGGTGCTCCAGCTGTCGCAGCAGATCGGCGCGACGTCGGCCCCGGCGGACGACGGCAGGATCACCGTCTCGGTCGGGGGCGCAACCCTCGTCTCCGGGGGCTCGGCGCTCAAGCTGCAGCTGGTCGGCAGCAGCGACCCCGATGACCTGGCCACCGACCCGCCGCGGGTGGTCACCGACCCGGTGGGCACGCTGGTGCGCCCCGGCGGCACCGCCGAGGGGCAGCTCACGGCGATGACGTCCACGATCCCGCAGTACCGCAACGCGATCGACAGCCTGGCGAAGAACCTGGCGACCGAGCTGAACGCCGCGCACCAGGCGGGCTACGACCAGGACGGCGTCCAGGGCGTGGCGCTGCTCGATGACGGCGCCGGCGACCCCACGAAGATCACCGCGGCGAACCTGACCCTGGCGATCACCGACGGCCGCAAGCTCGCCGCCTCGACGCTGTCCCCGGCAGCGGCCGGCGGCAGCGCCTCCGGCGACAGCACCAACGCCGACGCCATCTACCAGCTGAGCCTGTCGACCACCGGCACGGACGCCAGCTACCGGAAGATGATCGTGGGCCTCGGTGTCCAGGCCTCCACGGCGACCAACCGGCTGAGCGCGCAGAGCGTGATCAGCTCGCAGGTCGACGCCTCCCGCGAGTCGGTCTCGGGCGTCAACCTCGACGAGGAGATGAGCAACCTGCTGCAGTACCAGCACGCGTACGCGGCGGCCGGCAAGCTCGTCTCCGCCGTCAACGACATGCTCGACACGCTGATCAACATGGTGCGGTGA
- the flgL gene encoding flagellar hook-associated protein FlgL, whose protein sequence is MRITQRAIVQNSLQGLNSNLAAYNRLQQQLTSGKTISRPSDSPTGTNTSLITRQAMSGNAQYARNISDGQTFLDATDSSIQDMLSQLARVRDLTVQALNGGAQSEASQQAIATEVAGIRQSLLGQANQVVQGRPLFGGVTAGSKAYDDSGAYVGVGGTGGVAVQPLTRRVSDVETIRVDMTGPEAFGDPASGKDLFSVINSVVANVADTTALTDDLKDLDTVRDGLLAAAADIGTRSSRMQTAGTVNTGQALSLKTTLSDTEDVDLPKTIMEMQMQQNGYQAALQATAKVIQPTLLDFLK, encoded by the coding sequence ATGAGGATCACCCAGCGCGCCATCGTCCAGAACAGCCTGCAGGGGCTGAACTCGAACCTCGCGGCGTACAACCGGCTCCAGCAGCAGCTGACCTCGGGCAAGACGATCAGCCGGCCCTCGGACTCGCCGACCGGGACGAACACCTCGCTGATCACCCGGCAGGCGATGTCGGGCAACGCCCAGTACGCCCGCAACATCTCCGACGGGCAGACGTTCCTCGACGCCACCGACTCGTCGATCCAGGACATGCTCAGCCAGCTCGCCCGGGTGCGGGACCTCACCGTGCAGGCGCTCAACGGCGGCGCGCAGTCGGAGGCGTCGCAGCAGGCCATCGCCACGGAGGTCGCCGGCATCCGGCAGAGCCTGCTCGGGCAGGCCAACCAGGTCGTGCAGGGCCGGCCGCTCTTCGGCGGCGTGACCGCCGGGAGCAAGGCCTACGACGACAGCGGCGCGTACGTCGGCGTGGGCGGGACCGGCGGAGTCGCCGTCCAGCCGCTGACCCGTCGCGTGTCCGACGTCGAGACCATCCGAGTCGACATGACCGGCCCCGAGGCGTTCGGCGACCCGGCGTCGGGCAAGGACCTGTTCTCGGTCATCAACTCGGTCGTCGCCAACGTCGCCGACACCACCGCGCTGACCGACGACCTCAAGGACCTCGACACCGTCCGGGACGGCCTGCTCGCCGCCGCCGCCGACATCGGCACCCGGTCGTCGCGCATGCAGACAGCGGGGACGGTCAACACGGGCCAGGCGCTGAGCCTGAAGACCACCTTGAGCGACACCGAGGACGTCGACCTGCCGAAGACGATCATGGAAATGCAGATGCAGCAGAACGGCTACCAGGCGGCTCTGCAGGCCACGGCGAAGGTGATCCAGCCGACCCTGCTCGACTTCCTCAAGTGA
- the fliW gene encoding flagellar assembly protein FliW: protein MTAVLPASVVVLGLVDPLPGFPKHRDYVLVGADNDGLVYWLQSMAPDGPRFLAVPPARYFPDYAPVLPGTVCAELDLEDPADAQLYCLLTVPNGDVSAATANLRAPVVVNPAAGRARQVVLADGTHPIRRPLRR, encoded by the coding sequence GTGACCGCCGTCCTGCCCGCATCCGTCGTGGTGCTCGGGCTGGTCGACCCGCTGCCCGGGTTCCCGAAGCACCGGGACTACGTGCTGGTCGGCGCCGACAACGACGGGCTGGTGTACTGGCTGCAGTCGATGGCTCCCGACGGTCCGCGGTTCCTGGCCGTGCCCCCGGCCCGCTACTTCCCCGACTACGCCCCGGTCCTGCCCGGGACCGTCTGCGCCGAGCTGGACCTGGAGGACCCGGCCGACGCGCAGCTGTACTGCCTGCTGACCGTCCCGAACGGGGACGTCAGCGCCGCGACGGCGAACCTGCGGGCTCCCGTCGTCGTCAACCCCGCCGCCGGACGCGCCCGCCAGGTCGTGCTCGCCGACGGGACGCATCCGATCCGGCGTCCCCTGCGCCGATAA
- the csrA gene encoding carbon storage regulator CsrA produces MLTLTRSVGETIRIGDDIEVHVVEVRGGTVRLGFKAPREVPIHREEVYRQIAEANLLAAQVTADSLGALAAFVPVPAAAQPEAAADEAESAAEQPSS; encoded by the coding sequence ATGCTCACTCTCACGCGCAGCGTCGGCGAGACGATCCGCATCGGCGACGACATCGAGGTGCACGTCGTCGAGGTCCGCGGCGGCACGGTGCGGCTGGGGTTCAAGGCCCCCCGCGAGGTGCCCATCCACCGCGAAGAGGTCTACCGCCAGATCGCCGAGGCCAACCTGCTGGCCGCCCAGGTGACGGCGGACAGCCTCGGCGCGCTGGCCGCGTTCGTGCCCGTCCCGGCGGCGGCGCAGCCCGAGGCCGCTGCCGACGAGGCGGAGAGCGCCGCGGAGCAGCCGTCGTCCTGA
- a CDS encoding flagellar biosynthesis protein FliA, with translation MSDRLLSPSRPSSAVRAPLVFGGLPEAEGWERVPITPRDRVHFRVDRDLPLEEFRTDAPDGVTVSYDQGDGLYRVDGAPGSASVLADWVKAWCARHGASTVGLRAETDVRRRSPRDLPPAFLADLCRHYGPVSLKRLQRNMSTIRLHLPDPDDLGQQVYEWVLKAVSQYDETKGVPFGAFLATQLSKWVHDLGRNAHGRTAADTEHKQQKAIAAFIAEHQRRPSEKELAAFMGQSVATLRRNSQTVATLNGLRNLQSLDGGPDTAEVLLPDSSEAPDEIMGEAEQTLLSHALTAACAPDPDARRDQRAGQPNVLGWATWYLTTWGGRTKTQLSNELNTSVRNMNVYADRVEKALKDRLAELAD, from the coding sequence GTGTCCGACCGTCTGCTGTCCCCGTCCCGTCCGTCGTCCGCTGTCCGCGCCCCGCTGGTCTTCGGCGGCCTCCCCGAGGCCGAAGGCTGGGAGCGCGTGCCGATCACCCCGCGGGACCGTGTCCACTTCCGCGTCGACCGCGACCTGCCCCTCGAGGAGTTCCGGACCGACGCCCCCGACGGCGTCACCGTCAGCTACGACCAGGGCGACGGCCTCTACCGCGTCGACGGCGCGCCCGGCTCGGCGTCGGTGCTGGCCGACTGGGTGAAGGCGTGGTGCGCACGGCACGGTGCGAGCACCGTGGGCCTGCGGGCCGAGACCGACGTCCGCCGGCGGAGCCCGCGCGACCTGCCGCCGGCGTTCCTCGCCGATCTCTGCCGGCACTACGGGCCGGTGAGCCTCAAGCGCCTGCAGCGGAACATGAGCACGATCCGGCTGCACCTGCCCGACCCGGACGACCTGGGCCAGCAGGTGTACGAGTGGGTGCTCAAGGCGGTCAGCCAGTACGACGAGACCAAGGGCGTGCCCTTCGGCGCGTTCCTGGCCACCCAGCTGTCGAAGTGGGTGCACGACCTGGGCCGCAACGCCCACGGCCGCACCGCCGCCGACACCGAGCACAAGCAGCAGAAGGCGATCGCGGCCTTCATCGCCGAGCACCAGCGGCGGCCCAGCGAGAAGGAGCTGGCCGCGTTCATGGGGCAGAGCGTGGCCACGCTGCGGCGCAACTCGCAGACCGTGGCGACGCTGAACGGGCTGCGCAACCTGCAGTCGCTGGACGGCGGGCCGGACACCGCCGAGGTGCTGCTCCCGGACTCCTCCGAGGCGCCCGACGAGATCATGGGCGAGGCCGAGCAGACCCTCCTCTCGCACGCGCTGACCGCCGCCTGCGCCCCCGACCCCGATGCCCGGCGCGACCAGCGGGCCGGCCAGCCGAACGTGCTGGGCTGGGCGACCTGGTACCTCACGACCTGGGGTGGCCGGACCAAGACGCAGCTGTCCAACGAGCTCAACACGTCGGTGCGCAACATGAACGTCTACGCCGACCGCGTGGAGAAGGCGCTCAAGGACCGCCTCGCCGAACTGGCCGACTAG